AACGATACAGCCGCCATAGCACCCTCTTATTATTCcatatatttaacaaaatttctgTCCTATAGCCTAAGAGACAAAGTATATGACAAAGCATCCTCGATGGCGAGCATGGAAATTTCAGGAAAGACAAGACAACATGTTTTTGCAGTTGTAAATACCCTGGAGACGAGCGTTACCCGCTTAAAACCAATCATCTTCATTGTCATCACCGATGTCTCATCTTTGTAACCATCGTATTCTTAAATTTAAGCATCTGATCCGAAATGGGTGCTTTCAATTCCAATCTCTTTGGATACCCTCTTCCGGCTTTTCCTCGATCTTCTCTTTTATCTCTTACGATTATTTGCTTCACCATCGCACAGACTTCTTGGTGTCCTTGTGAATCAAACGCTTAACACATTGTTTGATTCCAAACTCGAGATAGCCGACTGAGTTTTGGTGTTCTGGGAATGGAGGATTCGCAGTGGTATCGCAGGGCTGCCCAGCCAAGTTCTTCAGCTGCGTCGAAGCAGAGGCGGAGTGGGTACGAACCTTCTGATACGGAGACAGACTGGCTTGAAAGTCCATGGCGTGAAACCAGTCATAATAATGGAGATTTGGACTCTGACCAAGGGCCCAAAATCGTGATGCCAAGAAACACCAGCCCACTGAGATTCAGCAGGAGGCATCATTCATCGAGATTTGAACATGAAGTCTCATCTCCTCCTACAAAGGTTACTACTTCAGTGGCCAGCCCTGCTCGAAGGAGACGCAGCAGCAGCAAGTCACCGTACAAGCCAGTACGGATAGACGATGGTGCTGGTGCTGCTCTTTCACCCCCTATGGGTTttcaatataaaagaaatattagtcCCATGTCAAGACCAGAGCGCGACAGCCATGTTTCTCCCTATAAACCAAGGTTAGATGAACGCAAACTGGATAGGAATGATTTTGCAGGGTCGACTAGAAAGCAAAATCACAGAACTCTGAGTAGAGACGGAAATGGAGCTCATCCAGTACAGCTTCTTGAAGTTGATAGAGTGGTAGGTGAGAAAACAAACTACAGGCGTAGATCAGCGACTGCTCCAAGACTGAGGAAAAACGATTATGGTAATATGCTGCAGAGAGAAGAGAGTGCCCCCTCGCCATTGCCAAACATGGTTCGTAAACATAAGGAAGCTGTGAATCATGTAAAAACACCTTCAGTAGGTGAACTCAATGAAATGATTGCCAAGGCAAAGCTTTCTGTTGGTCTTCAAGATAATGCACCTGTACTTGAGAGCATTGAATCCATTTCACCAGGTGATATCTTCTTTTCCAGGGATCACACAGCACTGGCGCTGCAGAAGAATGTTCTGCCCAAAAATAATGGTTCTGAGAGGCATTTCGCCCCGAAGCCTAGAATGATTTCCTCAGGAGATGCTGCTGCTCACCAACGATTTAAAGTAAATGATACTTTTGATCTTAACCCCGGGAATACTCCATCCCGAACTGGTTTTTCGCAAACAACTATTTCCTCTAGCTCTGCTATGAGTGGGAAAAATAGCGGTAAACTTAGCAACAAGAGTAGTAAGATGAGTGATACTAGTGGAAGAACCACTGAGAGCATGAGAAAATTCACAGCCAATAGGAGGAAGAGTCAATCAAGTCCATGGTTGGCTTGCATGAGAAAGGGCCCTTGCAGAACATCAAAATCACCTGAACATCGACCATTTGATGAAACTATGTTTATTGACAAGGCATTTGTGGTTGAAAACCTCAGACAGTTTTGGGCGGATAAACATCAGCCTGGTTCATTGAATGGATTCACTTGCCACAAACAAGAGGCTCAACTTCTTAAGCAAATTGTAAGTAATTGCATAATGGAAAACTCTTTACTACTGTAATATCTGTCTCATCTCAATGGTTATGGGTAGAAAGAAAAAGTATATTTGTAGGCCATTGTAGAGCACACTCCCTCCACACTGTTTACAAGACAAAATTGAATTGTAAGAGAAGTTACAAATTCAATCCTGTCATGTCAACGGTATGGAGTGCGTGTCTTCCACGCTAGTTTGCACATAGGACTCTTCCACAAATTCCATCCGGTTTCACTGGCAAGCTGCTATGATTACAATCTTATTCATCTTTGTCGGTATCTTATGTCATTGTCCATTTACATGCACAACTCATACTATTTTGAATTCCTAGGTGTCCCATGACGTCTGTCCCCACATTTTGCTCAAGGGACCAACTGGTTCAGGGAAGAGAGCACTAACAATGGCTCTTCTACGTGAAATATATGGTGATGATTGTTGGAATGTATGTTCCTAGtcatgaaattcaagaaaactttttctaagttttttttgttcttatacATTATTTATGGATGCCTAAGCTTGCATTATCTAAATCATATGCAGATATCGCATGATCTCAGATGTTTCCAGATTCAGGTATGCTCTACTCTAATAGATATTGAAATATCTTGTCCTTTTAGtgagaaatttagaaatatcaCTAAGGCTATATAATCTGGGAGTAGCACTTGAacttaattatgtttttaaactaaaGGGATATTTGGAATCTTCTGTGACCTTATATGGTCGCCCGATAAAATTCAAACCCACTAGCTCTAAAAATACTTGACCGAGATGTGCTGAATCCAACTAGCTATTGTCACAACATATTTGCATGACTCTTGTTTTCAAAAGCCAGAAACTCGTCAGATCTTAgatttttcatgaaatttggGAGATTTAAAACTACGAAATATACATCGATGGAGTTACATGTAAcgaaaatttttcatctttcaAAGTACTTGAATTCTTCTGTTATGTTTTGAGTCTTCATATAGTACTAagataagagtaatgatatggagtttgtaagatttttttgtaAACTTTGTATCAAGTTTTTAGCATTTTTCACAAAgacaacattttttatattagtgttaaaaagttattatgacaaaaaaaaaaaaaaatatgcattgaTCTTGCCCTGGAATAAAGGTTGATTTAAAGTTCAGGCAGCTACAAATAAGTTGATATTGATAATGAGTTAGTAGTTATAAAGGTTTACCTCTCAAACAAGTGTTTGGAGTTCATGTTCTATACTGACAGGAAAGAAGGCCAATGCAAGTAGTCGTTCCATTAACATTCAGCACTCACCATGTGGAGCTCAATGTAAACTTGGAAGCAAATGCTAAATATGCATTAATAGGGTTAGTCAAGGAAATAAGCAGTCAATATGCAGTCCCCCCTGAAGTCAGCAATGTCAATTTCAGGCCAGAATATAAAGGTCAATATTTCTAAGTGTCTGCACAATTTCTCTTGATGGTTTAACTAACTAACACactcttagattttttttttttcacatggttTCTTGTTGTTTTCAGTGATAGTCCTATATGAGGTTGACAAAGCAGAGCAGAGCACTCAGCATCTGATGAAGTGGATCATGGACTGTTACACAGAGTCTTGCAAACTCATTCTCTGCTGTGAAGATGATGCAGACATCCTTGAATCTGTGAAAACCCGCTGCAAAGTTATGAAGGTTGATGCCCTTGTTACTCATGAAGTAAGTTTCAGATTGATTTCTTATGTCCACTGTATATTGATAGTTATAGGACAAGGAAAATTACACTTTGCACCCTCAAACTACCAAGGTTTTACACTTCAACACTCCAAAGTCCAAACTACACACTTTGCACAGAAAtatcaattttgataattttgagtgCAAAGGGCAAAATCCTTACTAGTTTGAGCGTCAAAGTGTGTTTGTCcctataaaatattagaatgtTTTATTCTTCCGATCTTCTGACTTCTCTCCTAAACTCCATTCAAACCTCCAACTTCCCAGATCATGGAGGTTCTAATGCAGATAGCAAGAAAGGAGGACTTTGATCTACCTACGACCTTTGCCACTAAGATTGCTACTAAATCAAAGCAGAACCTGAGAAAAGCAATCATGGCTTTGGAAGCATGCAAAGCACACAAGTTAGTTCTTGaagagagaattaaaaaaaaaaattaatttccaacAATGTAACTATATTTACAATTAGGTTGCAATGCCTGTGCAGTTACCCTTTCGATGATGACCAACCAGTTCCAATTGGATGGGAAGAAGTCCTAGACGAACTTGCTGCAGATATCCTAGCTGATCCATCGCCTACgaggtgagtttttttttttttttttctttattctttaacGAGAGATACAGATCACACAACATGTAGACTTCATATGAACAGCATTTAGgctgcatttagatgttgagctgagcaGAGctattctttatgaatagtaatgagttgagtaatGGAGGGAATTATATGAAGCCcatttaaactgagtttaaaatgtatttggatgttaagataagtttaatactttttatgaaaagttaaaaaaagttataggttCTACTTGTAAAGAgcttttgaattgagatgaatttagtaatttaagagttggatatttagatattagactcagcttaaaattaaactgaactcaaTTGAATCTTGCAACCAACGCAGCCTTAATGTCACGAGATTTACAGATTGTATCTATATTTCTTTGAACTACAGCATTTATACCTGATGACTAgtcttgaaagttgaaacagTAAATGACACAGTTCCTGTTTGAGACTTTGAGACAAGTTTGATGCAGTTTACTCAATATCCTGCAAGCCACGTACCCTCTGTCTCTAGCCcttgaaatgagagagaatccTCCGGAGGCTGCTTAAATCTGTCATCTGGGTATAAGCAGGAAGAATTTACTCCAACAATTGAATCATAGGCGTAGATCGAAATGAAGCTTTGTTATAAATCCTACTGCAACTAGCATAGTTTTAATGGCATTCCTCAtttctgttttggttttttcaGATTATCTTATATACGGGAAAAGTTTCAAAAGCTTCTTTTGGATTTTGTACACCCAAAACTCATCCTCCAGGTGATACATTCAAGATGCCTAGAGTCTAGATAAATATGTATCAATTAAGATACTGACTAAGATTTAACGTTTCCAACATGCAGAAGCTCGTGGAACAGTTCCTTAAGCGAGTAGAGACTAGTTCAAAGAGGCAACTTTATTATTGGCATGCTTATTATGTGAGtgctatttctttttcttacttTGTCTTGTTTAAAAAGGTGATAATAGCTTAGAATGGCGATGCTACTATTCATCCTTAATGCTACTATCTTTATTACACACGTTCatgtgacacattttaagtgattttttaaGTCAactatttaaatgataatttacttGAAATATGACGACACGTTGATTGATATAACTGGGATGACAagattaatgatgaaaaatagcatttccctttctttctttctttttttgaattggAAATGGGGTTTCGAATTTCAGACCTCCATTTTGGAGGCTGAGGATTATATCAATCAGACCACATGCTGGCAGCATTTCCCGACTTAGAATGAGACTCTTGTCGGTTTTCACTGGCATCTTAGTTGCTATATAGTCATATGCTTGCTCTGTTACATTTGTGTTGTTGAGAAGGTGATTCTAACTCTCTCAAGTTTGTTGTTGACAGAATAAGAAACTCCCAGCAGGAACAAGTGCTATACTGAAATTAGAAGGTAATATAAAAGGCACTGTTTCATGTCATTATTtataatgatgcatgcatatcaATCACAGGAACAATACTATTTACTCTTTCATCTTAATCTTTTTCATATTCATTACACTGTCtgatatgacatattttaagtgatttaatAAACAAACCGTGTGAATGAAAAATCACTCAAAATATACTACATTTATCTGCACTTAAGTACAGGAGGATGAAATaacattatttctcatttcaatttgtgcaatttttttttttttctgcagaATTTGTGGCCAAGTTCATCAGTATATACAGGAAGAGTTCCAGTAATCGTCAGTACATATAGTTAACACCAGACTGGTTTGTATTGTAGGTATCATAGTCATACAGCTGCAGCTGCTACGTGATACtgcaaaaagcaaaaaaaaaaattgaataattacaCGGCTTGTAGGGCTTTCTATGTGGGGTTTGGTTGGCAATGGTTGAGATATAGCACACAAAACTGCTGCTCTCCAAAACCTCAAATCCCTTATTAAGGTTTGCCGGTGGAGTAATGAAtggcttttatatttatttgagttTCCACCAGCTTTTACTTTTAATAAAAGAATCATCCAAAAATGGACCTCTAAAGCCATCCATGTTCATCCTCAaatttcttgtatatatatataaaaaaaaaagaaaaaaaaaatcttctaatCAGCCACTATCACTACCCcacattctatgaaaaatactctcaCAACTGTACGAGAAATATCCCTATACCGGATTCCCTATAAAAAAGCTGTAGATATGGAGTGTGAAAGTAAATAGTTACTGATGAGTAGAAttgctcaaaaaataaataacggAGGTCCAAAAAAGCTCCCCCGTCAatatccatttatataaatgtatataaattaataaatagctTCGCTCTtcattatgaaataaaattacttgtattttttttttatggaatgtatatatataaacctcaCGTATGGGTTACATCTCAACCAAACCGTAAAACCTTATCACCCACCAACTAATTATTTACATCGAAGAATTTAAATTACgaatttctatttaaattagtagaatttattatttttatttcctaaAACTCATTGTCTGTTGACACTTTCACAGCCAATATCtttcacaaatataataaaGCTAAAAGGAATTTAAAAGTTCTATTAATTATGGCTCGTGGTGACCATAATTATTCTAATACACTAGAGCATTTATTCTCCCTCTTCAATTATACCCACTACAACAAGGAATGAACTCCACTGCAAGGAATAAGAACAgaaccacacacacacataggtGCATAATCAGCTGTCCCATCAAATTACAACAgcacttcattttattttatttttttatgtcgaAAGCCTCTCAAAGGCAGGACACTTCGGATCCACCCTGCAGAATAAATCTCGCTCTTACGAGGTGTTGAACCTTAAACCTTGAAATGAGTGATACTCCAAGATGCCTTCACCACTtaggccaaccccttggggttacaACAGCACTCAAATATTTCAGTGATCACATTCAACTCTTAACGAAATTGGTTTATAGCAGTTGAAAAACAGAAACTAAATTCCATGGAAACCCATTGTGTTACTTCTTCAGTCAAGATGATCGATCATACACACCATCTAAAATGATACTGCTGCTAAGCCTaaggcaggtttggtaaccaaaacaaaatacaaaatacaaaattctcatctcatctcatcattacacctttttcaaatctctatacaaaatataataaacaattcaactttttcaaatcccaatacacatttttcaaattccaaaacaataataatattaaaacataatattttaaacttcaaaacaaaacacaaaattctcatctcaccccccaaacctgccctaattctcagtttttatttccttcacaAGCGTAAATAAGAGAATTCTAAATCAACCTTGACTTGCAGATTGCAATGCAGGATGAGGCTCAATAGCATatcaaaaagattaaaaatatatactaattcaACAAGAATGGGTCGTACAACTGACCCAAGATTGGTTTTTGCTTAACTACAGAAGATGCAAAAGCTATAAGAGACCCTTCTGCCTGAAAATGAGTTCTCAAACCCAATTATTCATAGTGATGTACGTGTTTCCTACGAACgtgaaaatatatacaagcat
This window of the Juglans regia cultivar Chandler chromosome 12, Walnut 2.0, whole genome shotgun sequence genome carries:
- the LOC108997538 gene encoding replication factor C subunit 5-like; this encodes MGFQYKRNISPMSRPERDSHVSPYKPRLDERKLDRNDFAGSTRKQNHRTLSRDGNGAHPVQLLEVDRVVGEKTNYRRRSATAPRLRKNDYGNMLQREESAPSPLPNMVRKHKEAVNHVKTPSVGELNEMIAKAKLSVGLQDNAPVLESIESISPGDIFFSRDHTALALQKNVLPKNNGSERHFAPKPRMISSGDAAAHQRFKVNDTFDLNPGNTPSRTGFSQTTISSSSAMSGKNSGKLSNKSSKMSDTSGRTTESMRKFTANRRKSQSSPWLACMRKGPCRTSKSPEHRPFDETMFIDKAFVVENLRQFWADKHQPGSLNGFTCHKQEAQLLKQIVSHDVCPHILLKGPTGSGKRALTMALLREIYGDDCWNISHDLRCFQIQERRPMQVVVPLTFSTHHVELNVNLEANAKYALIGLVKEISSQYAVPPEVSNVNFRPEYKVIVLYEVDKAEQSTQHLMKWIMDCYTESCKLILCCEDDADILESVKTRCKVMKVDALVTHEIMEVLMQIARKEDFDLPTTFATKIATKSKQNLRKAIMALEACKAHNYPFDDDQPVPIGWEEVLDELAADILADPSPTRLSYIREKFQKLLLDFVHPKLILQKLVEQFLKRVETSSKRQLYYWHAYYNKKLPAGTSAILKLEEFVAKFISIYRKSSSNRQYI